Proteins co-encoded in one Jeotgalibacillus malaysiensis genomic window:
- a CDS encoding adenylate kinase yields the protein MNIVLMGLPGAGKGTQAERIIEKYNIPHISTGDMFRAAIKNGTELGLKAKSYMDQGDLVPDEVTIGIVRERLSNDDCQEGFLLDGFPRTVAQAEALDALLKDLGKELDYVLNIKVEKEELMTRLTGRWICKTCGATYHTVFNPPAVEGKCDKDGGELYQREDDKPETVQNRLDVNMKQTQPLLDFYGQKGVLRDIDGQQDINKVFTDVDELLGGLR from the coding sequence GTGAATATTGTTTTAATGGGATTACCTGGTGCCGGAAAAGGCACACAGGCTGAAAGAATTATTGAAAAATATAACATCCCTCATATTTCTACGGGGGACATGTTCCGTGCAGCAATTAAAAACGGAACTGAACTTGGATTGAAGGCTAAATCGTACATGGACCAGGGCGACCTGGTACCGGACGAAGTAACGATCGGTATTGTTCGTGAACGATTAAGCAATGACGATTGCCAAGAAGGGTTTCTGTTAGATGGATTCCCGAGAACAGTGGCACAGGCCGAAGCGCTTGATGCATTACTCAAAGACCTTGGCAAAGAACTTGACTATGTTCTAAACATTAAGGTGGAAAAAGAAGAACTGATGACACGTCTTACCGGCCGTTGGATTTGTAAGACCTGCGGTGCGACGTATCACACAGTATTCAACCCTCCTGCAGTAGAAGGTAAATGTGATAAAGACGGTGGAGAACTTTACCAGCGTGAAGATGACAAACCTGAAACTGTACAAAATCGTTTAGATGTTAATATGAAGCAAACTCAGCCGCTTCTTGACTTTTACGGTCAAAAAGGTGTGCTCAGAGACATTGACGGCCAGCAGGATATCAACAAGGTATTCACTGACGTTGATGAATTGCTTGGGGGCCTTCGCTAA
- a CDS encoding methionine aminopeptidase, producing the protein MIICKTPREIEIMREAGKIVALTHQELQKHIAPGITTKELDEIADRFIRQHDAVPSFKGYNGFSGSICASVNEELVHGIPGNRKLKDGDIISIDIGAKYKGYHGDSAWTYPVGEIPAETQKLLEVTGESLYRGLEEAKPGVRLSNISHAVQTYAEENGFSIVREYVGHGVGQDLHEAPQIPHFGPPDKGPRLKPGMVLAVEPMVNAGSRYVKTLADNWTVVTVDGKMCAHFEHTIAITEEGYEILTRT; encoded by the coding sequence ATGATCATTTGCAAGACTCCTCGCGAGATTGAGATCATGCGCGAAGCAGGCAAGATCGTTGCGTTAACCCATCAGGAGCTGCAAAAGCATATAGCGCCTGGAATCACAACGAAGGAACTTGATGAGATTGCTGACCGGTTCATCCGTCAGCATGACGCGGTTCCATCCTTCAAAGGATACAATGGTTTTAGCGGAAGCATTTGTGCCTCTGTGAATGAAGAACTCGTACACGGAATCCCGGGTAACCGGAAGCTTAAGGACGGCGACATTATCAGTATTGATATTGGCGCAAAGTACAAAGGCTATCACGGTGACTCAGCGTGGACTTATCCGGTAGGGGAGATTCCAGCAGAGACACAGAAGCTGCTCGAAGTCACGGGAGAGTCACTCTACCGTGGATTAGAAGAAGCAAAACCTGGTGTTCGTCTATCGAACATCTCTCATGCTGTTCAAACGTATGCTGAAGAAAACGGTTTTTCAATCGTACGGGAGTATGTGGGGCACGGTGTAGGGCAAGACTTACATGAGGCACCGCAAATTCCTCATTTTGGTCCGCCTGATAAAGGACCTCGCCTGAAGCCCGGCATGGTACTAGCGGTTGAACCGATGGTGAATGCAGGAAGTCGCTACGTCAAGACACTTGCTGATAACTGGACAGTCGTAACAGTTGATGGTAAAATGTGTGCGCACTTTGAACACACGATTGCGATCACAGAAGAAGGTTACGAAATCCTGACAAGAACCTGA
- a CDS encoding translation initiation factor IF-1: MAKDDVIEIEGTVAETLPNAMFKVELENGHTVLAHVSGKIRMHFIRILPGDRVTVELSPYDLTRGRITYRYK; this comes from the coding sequence ATGGCGAAAGACGATGTTATCGAAATTGAAGGCACCGTTGCTGAAACTTTGCCTAATGCAATGTTTAAGGTAGAATTAGAAAATGGTCACACTGTGCTTGCACACGTGTCAGGCAAAATTCGTATGCACTTCATTCGAATCCTGCCAGGCGACAGAGTTACTGTGGAGTTATCTCCATACGATCTGACTCGCGGCCGTATCACTTACCGTTACAAATAA
- a CDS encoding 50S ribosomal protein L36, which produces MKVRPSVKPICEKCKVIRRKGKVMVICDNPKHKQKQG; this is translated from the coding sequence ATGAAAGTGAGACCATCTGTTAAGCCAATCTGCGAAAAGTGCAAAGTCATCCGCAGAAAAGGTAAAGTAATGGTGATTTGCGACAATCCTAAACACAAACAAAAACAAGGCTAA
- a CDS encoding 30S ribosomal protein S13 — translation MARIAGVDIPRDKRVVISLTYIFGIGKSTASQILKDAGVSEDTRVRDLTEDELNKIREILDSYKVEGDLRRETSLNIKRLMEIGSYRGLRHRRGLPVRGQHTKNNARTRKGPRKTVANKKK, via the coding sequence ATGGCACGTATTGCTGGAGTAGATATCCCTCGCGATAAGCGCGTTGTGATTTCTCTAACGTATATCTTTGGTATCGGTAAATCAACTGCAAGTCAAATCCTTAAAGATGCTGGTGTTTCTGAAGACACTCGCGTTCGTGATCTGACTGAAGATGAACTTAACAAAATCCGTGAAATCCTGGACAGCTACAAAGTGGAAGGTGACCTTCGTCGTGAAACGTCACTTAACATTAAGCGTCTAATGGAAATCGGTTCATACCGTGGTCTTCGCCACCGTCGTGGTCTTCCTGTAAGAGGACAGCACACGAAAAATAACGCACGTACTCGTAAAGGTCCTCGTAAGACTGTAGCGAACAAGAAAAAATAA
- a CDS encoding 30S ribosomal protein S11, translated as MARKQQTRKRRVKKNIEAGIAHIRSTFNNTIVMITDTQGNAIAWSSAGALGFRGSRKSTPFAAQMAAETAAKASMEHGLRTLEVTVKGPGAGREAAIRALQAAGLDVTAIKDVTPVPHNGCRPPKRRRV; from the coding sequence ATGGCACGTAAACAACAAACTCGTAAGCGTCGTGTGAAAAAGAATATCGAAGCTGGTATTGCACACATCCGCTCAACTTTCAACAATACAATCGTGATGATTACAGATACGCAGGGTAATGCAATTGCATGGTCAAGTGCTGGTGCACTAGGTTTCCGCGGATCTCGTAAGTCTACTCCATTCGCAGCGCAAATGGCAGCTGAAACAGCAGCTAAAGCTTCAATGGAACACGGACTAAGAACTCTTGAAGTAACAGTAAAAGGTCCTGGTGCAGGTCGTGAAGCGGCTATCCGCGCACTACAAGCTGCAGGTCTTGACGTAACGGCAATCAAAGACGTAACGCCAGTACCTCACAATGGCTGCCGCCCGCCAAAGCGTCGTCGTGTTTAA
- a CDS encoding DNA-directed RNA polymerase subunit alpha: protein MIEIEKPKIETVEISDDAKYGKFVVEPLERGYGTTLGNSLRRILLSSLPGAAVTSIQIDSVLHEFSTIEGVVEDVTTVVMNIKKLALKIYSDEEKTLEIDVQGDGQVTAADITHDSDVEILNPDLYIATVGKNGHLRMRLTASRGRGYTPADQNKREDLPIGVIPVDSIYTPVSRVNYQVENTRVGQLTNFDKLSLDVWTDGSIGPKEAVALGAKILTEHLNIFVGLTNEAQNAEIMVEKEEDQKEKVLEMTIEELDLSVRSYNCLKRAGINTVQELANKSEEDMMKVRNLGRKSLEEVKAKLDELGLGLRKED from the coding sequence ATGATCGAAATTGAAAAGCCAAAAATTGAAACGGTTGAGATCAGCGATGATGCCAAGTACGGAAAATTCGTTGTAGAGCCACTTGAGCGTGGGTATGGTACAACATTGGGTAACTCCTTGCGTCGTATCCTATTATCTTCACTTCCTGGTGCAGCAGTAACTTCAATTCAGATTGATAGCGTACTGCACGAATTTTCAACGATCGAAGGCGTCGTAGAAGATGTCACAACAGTTGTAATGAATATTAAGAAACTGGCATTGAAGATCTATTCAGATGAAGAAAAGACATTGGAAATCGATGTTCAGGGTGATGGACAGGTAACTGCGGCCGATATTACTCATGATAGTGATGTAGAAATCCTTAACCCGGATCTATATATCGCAACAGTGGGCAAAAACGGTCACCTTCGCATGCGTTTAACTGCATCAAGAGGACGCGGTTATACACCAGCAGACCAGAACAAGCGTGAAGATTTACCAATTGGAGTGATTCCGGTTGATTCAATCTACACACCTGTTTCCCGTGTAAACTATCAGGTTGAAAACACTCGTGTTGGTCAGCTGACGAACTTCGATAAGCTTTCACTTGATGTTTGGACAGACGGAAGCATTGGCCCGAAAGAAGCTGTTGCTCTAGGTGCTAAGATTCTGACTGAACACCTTAATATTTTCGTTGGATTAACGAACGAAGCACAGAATGCAGAAATCATGGTAGAAAAAGAAGAAGATCAGAAAGAGAAAGTATTGGAGATGACAATCGAAGAACTTGATCTATCTGTCCGTTCTTACAACTGCCTGAAGCGTGCAGGAATCAACACAGTCCAGGAACTGGCTAACAAGTCAGAAGAGGATATGATGAAAGTGCGTAACCTTGGACGTAAATCCCTTGAAGAAGTTAAGGCGAAATTAGATGAACTTGGATTAGGCCTTCGCAAAGAAGACTAA
- a CDS encoding 50S ribosomal protein L17 codes for MAYRKLGRTSSQRKALLRDLTTDLIVNERIETTEARAKELRSTVEKMITLGKRGDLHARRQAAAFIRRDQATVKNEEGEESTVYALQKLFNDVAPRYTERQGGYTRIMKVGPRRGDGAPMVIIELV; via the coding sequence ATGGCTTACAGAAAGTTAGGACGTACAAGCTCTCAGCGTAAAGCACTTCTTCGTGACCTTACAACTGACCTTATCGTCAACGAACGTATTGAAACAACTGAAGCTCGCGCGAAAGAACTTCGCTCAACAGTAGAAAAAATGATCACTCTTGGTAAACGTGGTGACCTGCACGCACGTCGTCAGGCAGCTGCTTTCATCCGTCGCGATCAGGCAACTGTTAAGAACGAAGAAGGCGAAGAGTCTACAGTATATGCTCTTCAAAAACTTTTCAACGATGTAGCACCTCGTTACACTGAACGTCAAGGTGGATACACTCGTATCATGAAAGTTGGTCCTCGTCGCGGAGACGGCGCACCAATGGTAATCATCGAATTAGTATAA
- a CDS encoding cobalt ABC transporter ATP-binding protein, whose amino-acid sequence MSNMISLENITFKYPGTEKEVLKNVSISIKTGEWTAIVGHNGSGKSTLAKLMNGLYFPEQGSVTIAGIGLNKDTVWDTRRHIGMVFQNPDNQFVGTTVQDDVAFGLENHGIPQDIMVDRVQTALKQVKMDDFLQHEPHHLSGGQKQRVAMASVLALRPDIIILDEATSMLDPAGRAEVIELVRELKRQEEMTVLSITHDLEEAAKADRIIVMNQGEVYREGTPEEIFALGQELVDLGLDLPFPLKMAHVLNERGISLERKPLTEEELVNELWTSYLNK is encoded by the coding sequence ATGAGCAATATGATTTCACTCGAGAACATTACATTTAAATACCCCGGAACAGAAAAAGAAGTACTAAAAAATGTTTCCATCTCAATCAAAACAGGCGAATGGACAGCCATCGTCGGTCACAACGGTTCAGGTAAATCCACACTCGCCAAGCTGATGAACGGCCTCTACTTTCCTGAACAGGGATCAGTCACAATCGCCGGAATCGGATTAAACAAAGACACCGTCTGGGACACGCGCCGTCATATCGGAATGGTATTTCAGAATCCTGATAACCAGTTCGTCGGCACCACTGTTCAGGATGATGTCGCATTCGGTCTTGAAAACCACGGTATCCCTCAGGACATCATGGTTGACCGTGTCCAGACTGCACTCAAGCAGGTAAAGATGGATGACTTTCTTCAGCACGAGCCGCATCACCTCTCAGGTGGTCAGAAGCAGCGTGTTGCGATGGCAAGTGTGCTCGCGCTCAGACCGGATATCATTATTTTAGATGAAGCGACTTCTATGCTCGATCCAGCGGGCCGGGCAGAGGTCATAGAGCTTGTGAGAGAGCTTAAGAGACAAGAAGAGATGACGGTGTTGTCGATCACCCATGACCTTGAAGAAGCTGCTAAGGCAGACCGCATCATTGTGATGAATCAGGGTGAAGTATATAGAGAAGGAACGCCGGAAGAAATTTTCGCGCTGGGTCAGGAGCTTGTAGACCTTGGGCTTGATCTGCCGTTTCCTTTGAAAATGGCGCACGTATTAAACGAAAGAGGTATTTCGCTCGAGCGAAAGCCTTTGACGGAAGAAGAGTTGGTGAATGAGTTATGGACATCATACTTGAACAAGTAG
- a CDS encoding cobalt ABC transporter ATP-binding protein, with the protein MDIILEQVEYRYAANSPFEKKAVEDVSFKIPKGQCTAIIGHTGSGKSTLLLHLNALLKPTSGTVQIGERTVKAGRKEKDLKPIREKVGIVFQFPEQQLFEETVMKDICYGPMNFGVSEAEAKKRAAFWLKEVGMPEEVLEKSPFDLSGGQMRRVAIAGVLAMEPEVLILDEPTAGLDPRGRREMMEMFYRLHQERGITLVLVTHSMEDAARYADKVVVMHKGRKVHEAPPRDLFSDSARLAEWGLGVPEVVKFQRMLEAKAGKAFPKVCLTMDELADMLKQGGDPL; encoded by the coding sequence ATGGACATCATACTTGAACAAGTAGAGTACCGTTATGCAGCGAATTCTCCATTTGAGAAAAAAGCAGTGGAGGATGTCAGCTTTAAAATTCCTAAAGGTCAGTGTACAGCGATCATCGGACACACGGGTTCCGGGAAATCCACGCTTTTACTGCATCTGAATGCGCTCTTGAAGCCAACTTCAGGTACGGTTCAGATTGGAGAACGTACTGTAAAAGCCGGTCGTAAAGAAAAGGATCTCAAACCGATCCGCGAAAAAGTGGGCATTGTGTTTCAATTTCCTGAGCAGCAGTTATTTGAAGAAACAGTGATGAAGGATATCTGCTATGGCCCGATGAATTTTGGCGTATCAGAAGCAGAAGCAAAAAAACGCGCTGCCTTTTGGCTGAAGGAAGTCGGTATGCCTGAAGAGGTACTCGAAAAATCCCCGTTTGACCTGTCAGGCGGACAGATGAGAAGAGTAGCGATTGCAGGCGTGCTTGCGATGGAGCCTGAAGTACTAATTTTAGATGAGCCAACTGCAGGGCTTGATCCGCGCGGCCGCCGTGAAATGATGGAGATGTTTTACCGTCTGCATCAAGAGCGCGGTATCACACTTGTGCTCGTCACGCACAGCATGGAAGACGCTGCACGCTACGCTGATAAAGTGGTTGTCATGCATAAAGGCAGAAAAGTACATGAAGCGCCGCCGCGTGATCTGTTCAGTGACTCAGCACGTCTGGCTGAATGGGGACTTGGTGTGCCTGAAGTTGTGAAATTCCAGCGAATGCTTGAAGCAAAAGCGGGCAAAGCTTTCCCAAAAGTATGCCTTACGATGGATGAACTCGCTGACATGCTGAAGCAGGGAGGCGATCCGTTATGA
- a CDS encoding cobalt ABC transporter permease: MMEKMIFGRYIPADSIAHKMDPRAKLIFVFAFIAIIFIANDVWGYVVAAAFTYVSIKLSGLSLRFLMSGLKPVMILIAFTFLLQLFFAREGNIVFELGFIRIYEEGIRQAFFISMRFTLLVFMTSLLTLTTTPISITDGLESLLNPLKKIKFPAHELALMMSIALRFIPTLMDETDKIMKAQMARGSDMSSGPLKDRIKAIVPLMIPLFVNAFKRAEDLATAMEVRGYRGGEGRTKYRLLFWKARDTFALLSLILLAAALAAFRFWI, encoded by the coding sequence ATGATGGAAAAAATGATTTTTGGGCGCTATATTCCGGCCGATTCGATTGCACACAAAATGGATCCGCGTGCAAAACTGATTTTTGTATTTGCCTTTATAGCAATTATATTTATAGCGAATGACGTATGGGGTTACGTTGTGGCTGCAGCATTCACCTACGTGAGCATCAAACTGTCAGGACTATCTCTCAGGTTTCTGATGAGCGGCTTGAAGCCTGTTATGATTCTGATTGCTTTTACATTCCTCTTACAGCTGTTTTTCGCGCGTGAAGGAAATATTGTATTTGAACTTGGCTTTATCAGGATTTATGAAGAGGGAATCAGGCAGGCATTCTTCATTTCGATGAGATTCACACTGCTTGTTTTTATGACATCCCTTTTAACACTGACGACAACACCAATTTCGATTACGGATGGACTCGAGAGTCTGCTGAATCCATTGAAAAAGATTAAATTCCCGGCCCACGAGCTGGCACTCATGATGTCGATTGCGCTGCGCTTTATTCCAACGCTGATGGATGAGACAGACAAAATCATGAAAGCGCAGATGGCCCGCGGATCTGATATGTCGAGCGGCCCGCTGAAGGATCGTATTAAAGCAATTGTCCCGCTGATGATTCCACTGTTCGTTAACGCATTTAAACGTGCAGAGGATCTCGCAACAGCAATGGAAGTGCGCGGCTATCGCGGCGGTGAAGGCAGAACGAAGTATCGTCTCTTATTCTGGAAAGCGCGCGATACATTTGCACTGCTGTCACTTATCCTGCTCGCAGCAGCCCTTGCAGCATTCCGTTTTTGGATTTAA
- a CDS encoding tRNA pseudouridine synthase A, protein MRIKCTVSYDGSQFYGYQVQPGQRTVQGEIEQALSDVHKGKFVRITASGRTDAGVHAMGQVFHFDTDLQVPAAKWPVILNQKIGDDVAVLSAEEASETFHARFDVKTKEYRYIVNTSPVALPFRRHYAVHYPYTVDIEAMRQAAAYLEGEHDFTSFSSAKTEVVDRVRNIEFIKIEAFEGELIFRVKGNGFLYNMVRIIAGTLLEVGNGKYQPEDVLKMLEAKDRGAAGKTAPAHGLYLWEVNY, encoded by the coding sequence ATGCGAATTAAATGTACCGTCTCATATGACGGCTCCCAGTTCTACGGCTATCAGGTGCAGCCGGGGCAGCGGACTGTCCAGGGAGAGATCGAACAGGCGCTTAGTGACGTGCATAAAGGGAAGTTCGTCCGAATCACAGCGAGCGGCCGGACAGATGCAGGCGTACACGCCATGGGACAGGTCTTTCATTTTGATACAGACCTACAAGTACCCGCCGCTAAATGGCCAGTCATCCTGAATCAGAAAATTGGTGATGACGTCGCTGTATTAAGCGCTGAGGAAGCTTCTGAGACGTTTCATGCGCGCTTTGATGTAAAAACGAAGGAATACCGTTATATCGTTAATACAAGCCCTGTAGCGCTGCCATTCAGACGCCACTACGCTGTACATTATCCGTACACAGTAGATATAGAAGCCATGCGTCAGGCTGCTGCTTACTTAGAAGGGGAGCATGACTTCACCAGCTTCTCATCTGCGAAAACAGAAGTCGTCGACCGCGTGCGGAATATTGAGTTTATTAAGATAGAAGCATTTGAAGGAGAATTGATTTTCCGCGTGAAAGGGAACGGCTTCCTTTATAATATGGTCCGGATTATCGCAGGTACGCTGCTTGAAGTAGGGAACGGGAAGTATCAGCCTGAGGATGTTTTGAAGATGCTTGAAGCAAAAGACCGCGGTGCGGCAGGCAAAACGGCGCCTGCGCATGGGTTATATTTGTGGGAAGTGAATTACTGA
- a CDS encoding 50S ribosomal protein L13, with translation MRTTFMAKGHEVERKWLVVDAEGQTLGRLASEVAAILRGKNKPTFTPNVDTGDHVIIINADKIHLTGKKLTDKIYYRHSMHPGGLKQRTALEMRTKYPRQMLELAIKGMLPKNSLGRQIFKKLHVYAGAEHPHQAQKPEAYELRG, from the coding sequence ATGCGTACAACATTTATGGCTAAAGGCCACGAAGTAGAACGCAAGTGGCTAGTTGTAGACGCTGAAGGTCAAACTCTTGGACGTCTTGCAAGCGAAGTAGCTGCGATTCTACGCGGTAAAAATAAACCGACATTCACACCTAACGTTGACACAGGTGATCACGTAATCATCATCAACGCTGACAAAATTCATCTTACAGGTAAGAAGCTGACTGACAAGATCTACTACCGTCACAGCATGCACCCAGGTGGACTTAAGCAGCGTACAGCACTAGAAATGCGCACTAAGTACCCACGTCAAATGCTGGAGCTTGCAATTAAAGGTATGCTTCCAAAGAACTCTCTTGGACGCCAGATCTTCAAAAAGCTTCACGTATATGCAGGCGCTGAGCACCCGCACCAGGCTCAAAAACCAGAAGCGTACGAACTACGCGGTTAA
- a CDS encoding 30S ribosomal protein S9 has translation MAQVQYIGTGRRKSSTARVRLVPGNGTIVINGRDVENYIPFATLREVIKQPLNITETLGSYDIHVNVNGGGYTGQAGAIRHGISRALLTVDPEYRGSLKRAGLLTRDARMKERKKPGLKGARRAPQFSKR, from the coding sequence TTGGCACAAGTTCAATATATCGGCACAGGCCGTCGTAAAAGCTCTACTGCTCGTGTACGTCTAGTACCAGGTAACGGCACAATCGTTATCAACGGACGCGACGTTGAAAACTATATCCCATTCGCAACTCTACGCGAAGTAATCAAGCAGCCACTTAACATTACTGAAACACTTGGAAGCTATGACATCCACGTAAATGTTAACGGTGGTGGTTACACTGGACAAGCTGGAGCAATCCGTCACGGAATCTCCCGCGCACTTCTTACTGTAGATCCAGAATACCGCGGCTCACTTAAGCGCGCAGGTCTTCTGACTCGTGATGCTCGTATGAAAGAGCGTAAGAAGCCAGGTCTTAAAGGCGCACGTAGAGCACCTCAGTTCTCAAAGCGTTAA
- a CDS encoding germination-specific N-acetylmuramoyl-L-alanine amidase CwlD → MLRKSLILAAIVLLIGMAAGALLYAVEEWSLPLTGEVIVLDPGHGGLDGGANYETILEKNLTLSIAKKLQAYLEEQGAIVILSRETDKDLASEGTKGFRDRKREDLKNRLELINNKDNDLFISIHLNAIPEARWKGPQTFYTTYNDQNERLARFIQHELNRHIPDSKRKSKPIDGIYVLSHAETPGVLVEAGFLSNPEERYWLL, encoded by the coding sequence ATGCTGAGGAAATCACTCATACTCGCGGCGATTGTGCTGCTAATCGGGATGGCTGCAGGTGCACTGTTGTACGCAGTGGAGGAGTGGAGTCTGCCGCTGACCGGTGAAGTCATTGTGCTTGACCCCGGCCACGGCGGTCTGGACGGCGGTGCAAATTATGAAACCATCCTGGAAAAGAACCTGACATTATCAATTGCGAAAAAACTGCAGGCTTACCTTGAGGAGCAGGGGGCTATTGTGATTTTATCCAGAGAGACAGATAAAGATCTGGCCTCTGAAGGAACAAAAGGATTCAGGGACCGTAAAAGAGAGGACCTTAAAAATAGACTTGAGCTCATCAATAACAAAGATAACGACTTGTTCATCAGCATTCACCTGAACGCAATCCCTGAAGCAAGGTGGAAGGGACCCCAGACATTTTATACAACTTATAATGACCAAAATGAGCGGCTCGCAAGGTTTATTCAGCATGAGTTGAACAGACATATTCCAGATAGCAAAAGAAAATCCAAGCCGATCGACGGCATTTATGTACTAAGTCATGCTGAGACGCCTGGTGTACTGGTGGAAGCAGGGTTTCTTTCCAACCCTGAGGAGCGGTACTGGCTGCTCTAA
- a CDS encoding chromosome partitioning protein ParA: MVTEQQVRELLGSMNDPILHTTLAETEGIVEVSIKEEKNHVSVKIALAKTGTAEQMQLQMAVVEALKGAGAETVGIRFTELEPEKLEKFRGQQGDAVEDNLLAPGNKVQFIAIASGKGGVGKSTVSVNLAVALARQGKKVGLIDADIYGFSVPDMMGINKRPVVRGERIIPVDRKGVKVISMAFFVEDNAPVIWRGPMLGKMLNSFFTEVEWGELDYLLLDLPPGTGDVALDVHAMLPSSKEIIVTTPHPTAAFVAARAGAMALQTEHSILGVVENMSYYESKKTGEREYVFGTGGGEKLAEELRTELLGKLPLQQPDWDEDDFAPSVYAEDHKLGKIYDQIAEEVIDKTTE, translated from the coding sequence TTGGTAACTGAACAGCAGGTTAGAGAATTGCTCGGTTCTATGAATGATCCGATTTTACATACAACGCTTGCGGAAACTGAAGGTATCGTGGAAGTAAGCATTAAGGAAGAAAAGAATCACGTCAGCGTGAAAATTGCGCTTGCAAAAACAGGAACAGCTGAACAGATGCAGCTTCAAATGGCTGTTGTCGAAGCGCTTAAAGGTGCTGGTGCTGAGACAGTAGGGATCCGTTTTACAGAGCTTGAGCCTGAAAAGCTTGAGAAGTTCCGCGGCCAGCAGGGTGATGCAGTAGAAGATAATCTGCTTGCACCAGGCAATAAGGTTCAGTTCATTGCAATCGCCAGCGGTAAAGGCGGGGTAGGAAAATCAACGGTATCTGTAAACCTTGCAGTCGCACTTGCGCGTCAGGGGAAAAAGGTTGGACTGATTGATGCAGATATCTACGGATTCAGTGTGCCTGATATGATGGGGATCAATAAACGTCCGGTCGTACGCGGCGAGCGTATTATTCCGGTTGACCGTAAAGGTGTCAAAGTCATTTCGATGGCCTTTTTCGTTGAAGACAATGCACCTGTTATCTGGAGAGGCCCAATGCTTGGTAAGATGCTGAACAGCTTCTTTACTGAAGTGGAGTGGGGCGAGCTTGACTACCTGCTGCTTGATCTGCCACCGGGTACGGGAGATGTAGCGCTTGATGTGCATGCGATGCTGCCATCAAGTAAGGAAATCATCGTCACAACGCCTCACCCGACAGCTGCATTCGTTGCAGCGCGTGCAGGGGCAATGGCGCTTCAGACTGAGCATTCGATTCTCGGCGTTGTAGAGAACATGTCTTACTATGAAAGCAAGAAGACAGGCGAACGTGAGTATGTATTTGGTACAGGCGGCGGAGAAAAGCTTGCAGAAGAGCTGCGCACAGAGCTTTTAGGTAAATTACCGCTTCAGCAGCCTGACTGGGATGAAGATGATTTCGCTCCATCTGTATACGCAGAAGATCATAAGCTTGGTAAGATTTATGATCAGATTGCTGAAGAAGTGATTGATAAGACAACTGAATGA